DNA from Bradyrhizobium japonicum USDA 6:
AGCCGCTTGGCGTCGTCGGGGTCATCGTTCCCTGGAATTTTCCGCTTAATCTTAGCTTCTGCCCGCTTGCAGCGATTTTGGCCGCCGGCAATCGCGCGATGGTCAAGATGTCGGAAAATTCAAAAGCGCTCGCCCAGGTTCTGATGCGCGTTTCCCTAAAGTATTTTCCGATCGAGAAGCTTGCCTTTTTCGAGGATGGCGGCGGACGAGGACCGGGATTCTCGTCATTGCCCTTCGACCATCTGCTGTTCACGGGATCCGGTGCTACCGGTCGCTCGGTCATGGCCAACGCGGCCCGCAACCTCACCCCTGTCACGCTTGAACTGGGCGGCAAGGCACCTGCGATTGTTGGGCCTGACTTCCCGGTCAAAACAGCGGCGGAGCGCATTCTCTGGGTGAAGATGTTCAATGCCGGTCAGATCTGTACGAATGTCGACTACATGTTTCTGCCCAAAGGAAGTGAGGACGAGTTCGTCCGCCATTGCCGGCGACTGTTTGCCGACCGCTTCCCGGACATCAACGGCCCGGACTACACGTCGATCATCGATGAACGCTCTTTCACACGGCTGCAGGCGACGCTGCGGGATGCCCGTACAAAGGGCGCGGTCCTGGTCAACCTTGCGGAACAGCAGATTCCGGACGCGAAGCGTCGCAAATTTGCACCGCATCTCGTGCTAAATCCGACGGAAGACATGATTGTCATGCAGCGCGAGATCTTTGGTCCGATCTTGCCGATCAAGACGTATGCAGATCGGCAGGAAGTCGCCGACTATATTAATAGTCACGACCGCCCGTTGGCAATCTATCCATTCACTCACAATGCCGAGCTGCGCGACTTCTACATCTCGCGGGTCATGTCGGGTGGCGTATCGGTTAATGAAGCTCTCCTGCACGTCGGCCAGCACGACTTGCCATTCGGTGGGGTCGGGGCGAGCGGCATGGGCCATTACCACGCGCGCGAGGGGTTCAACACCTTTTCAAAATTGCGCCCGGTCTTCTACCAGGGCCCTCTCTCGCCGATCCAAATGCTATTTCAGCCGCCCTACGCGGGCCGCCCAATGAGCATCCTGCAGACGATGATCAAGTGGAAGACGTGATGCGTGAAGTGAGCATTGCGGCCTTGATTCATTCTCGTTCACGCGGAGACCACCATGAAGGGTAAAGTCGTTGTTATCACCGGCGCGTTAGGTGCGCTTGGCAAGGTGGTCGCCGAGGAAGCCCTTTCGCGCGGCGCGCACGTCGCGGGCATCGATCATGCTGCGTCGCAGCTCGCGGCAACAGCCCAGCGGATTGAACTCGGCCGCATCGACTTGACCGACGCGGCACAGGCGAAAAAGGCGATTGATGCCGCCGCCGCTCATTTCGGCGCGATCGACGCGCTGATCAATATTGCCGGCGGATTTACCTTCGAGACTATTGCCGACGGCGATCTCAGCGCCTGGCAGCGTATGTTCACGCTCAATGTCGAGACCGCGCTGAACGCCTCGCGCCCGGCGATCCCGCATCTTCTCAACTCGCGGGCGGCCCGCATCGTCAATATTGGCGCGATGGGCG
Protein-coding regions in this window:
- a CDS encoding coniferyl aldehyde dehydrogenase, with protein sequence MNVPVNSRSIDIPTEFQSCFDKQRAAYVATPEPSYAQRMADLKALARLLKDNKDEFVAAINADYGNRSEFETLFAEYFVVLETIADAAKNLKKWMKPQRRHVDFMTYPLARNRVIPQPLGVVGVIVPWNFPLNLSFCPLAAILAAGNRAMVKMSENSKALAQVLMRVSLKYFPIEKLAFFEDGGGRGPGFSSLPFDHLLFTGSGATGRSVMANAARNLTPVTLELGGKAPAIVGPDFPVKTAAERILWVKMFNAGQICTNVDYMFLPKGSEDEFVRHCRRLFADRFPDINGPDYTSIIDERSFTRLQATLRDARTKGAVLVNLAEQQIPDAKRRKFAPHLVLNPTEDMIVMQREIFGPILPIKTYADRQEVADYINSHDRPLAIYPFTHNAELRDFYISRVMSGGVSVNEALLHVGQHDLPFGGVGASGMGHYHAREGFNTFSKLRPVFYQGPLSPIQMLFQPPYAGRPMSILQTMIKWKT
- the fabG gene encoding 3-oxoacyl-ACP reductase FabG: MKGKVVVITGALGALGKVVAEEALSRGAHVAGIDHAASQLAATAQRIELGRIDLTDAAQAKKAIDAAAAHFGAIDALINIAGGFTFETIADGDLSAWQRMFTLNVETALNASRPAIPHLLNSRAARIVNIGAMGALQAGSGMGPYAASKAGVHKLTESLAAELKGKITVNAVLPSIIDTTANRASMPEADPAKWVAPKELADVILFLASDAASAVTGALLPVNGRV